One Terriglobales bacterium genomic window carries:
- a CDS encoding C4-type zinc ribbon domain-containing protein: MNPDLEKLIELQRVEREIARLTAEVAALPKRMAAIEAQLADTKSQVERTKSAISANLTDRRKQEQKIQDEQQKISRYRDQSLGVKTNEQYKALLQEIQFAESEIRACEDRILEGMVGNEELEKKLKAAEAELKAEAAEIEKEKVEARAVTAKDEAELAAWTGQQDRLRAAIAPAHLAYYDRVAGVRKNALAEARDHKCSACQVMLRPQTYNEVRTNSEIMACDSCQRILYYDTSKPEEETTSTRRIGKRGHRVEKAWYYLADSGYGSVFVAYVNHLGSCSRRYFDADDGRFLHIDRRQEADFGDVFQDEIHHGLQVYVEQQPNLEETCHDQLPADVLAELRRQVQATEEPIQTPGQ; encoded by the coding sequence ATGAATCCTGACCTCGAAAAACTCATCGAATTGCAGCGCGTGGAGCGCGAGATCGCGCGTCTGACCGCCGAAGTCGCCGCCCTGCCCAAGCGCATGGCCGCCATCGAGGCCCAGCTCGCCGATACCAAGTCGCAGGTGGAGAGAACCAAGAGCGCCATCAGCGCAAACCTGACCGACCGCAGGAAGCAGGAACAGAAGATCCAGGACGAGCAGCAGAAGATCTCCAGGTACCGCGACCAGTCCCTGGGCGTGAAGACCAACGAGCAGTACAAGGCCCTGCTGCAGGAGATCCAGTTCGCCGAGAGCGAGATCCGCGCCTGCGAGGACCGCATCCTGGAGGGCATGGTCGGCAACGAGGAGCTGGAAAAGAAGCTCAAGGCGGCGGAGGCGGAGCTGAAGGCCGAGGCCGCGGAGATCGAGAAAGAAAAGGTGGAAGCGCGCGCCGTCACCGCCAAGGACGAAGCCGAACTGGCCGCTTGGACCGGGCAGCAGGACCGCCTGCGCGCCGCCATCGCCCCCGCCCATCTCGCCTACTACGACCGGGTCGCCGGCGTGCGCAAGAACGCGCTCGCCGAGGCCCGCGATCACAAGTGCAGCGCCTGCCAGGTCATGCTGCGGCCCCAGACCTACAACGAGGTCCGCACCAACAGCGAGATCATGGCCTGCGACAGCTGCCAGCGCATCCTGTACTACGACACCTCGAAGCCCGAGGAGGAGACCACGTCAACGCGGCGGATCGGCAAACGAGGGCATCGAGTAGAGAAGGCTTGGTACTACCTCGCCGACAGCGGTTATGGAAGCGTCTTCGTCGCCTACGTTAATCATTTGGGCAGCTGTAGCCGCCGTTACTTCGATGCTGATGATGGTCGCTTCTTGCACATTGATCGCCGCCAAGAGGCGGATTTTGGGGACGTGTTTCAAGACGAGATACACCACGGTCTGCAGGTCTACGTGGAGCAGCAGCCTAATTTGGAAGAAACCTGCCACGATCAACTGCCGGCGGATGTTCTTGCTGAACTCAGGCGCCAAGTCCAAGCCACTGAAGAGCCCATCCAGACTCCCGGTCAGTAG
- a CDS encoding class I SAM-dependent rRNA methyltransferase yields the protein MTKHAPISTESHTIKITAKGVARLRAGHVWVYRSDVTATDAIPPGTLVSVADARGKVLGSALYSSASQIALRMVSPKPLPPAELPLLLRDRLRTALEYRKQVVHDSDACRLVFSEADGLPGLIVDRCNDIVSFQALTQAMDQRKEELMAQLADELQPAAIVERVEPRIRELEQLPAAETRILRGDRSRTVVTMNGVRFHFDALAGQKTGSFLDQRENYAAAARYAHGEALDVFCYQGGFALHLASRCDSVTGVDSSRPALEQAEQNAALNGREIEWMEANAFDLLRDYSDAGTQYDTIVLDPPAFAKSKRALDTALRGYKELNLRAFKMLRPGGTLVTCSCSYHVSEADFLAMLTEAALDARRTVRILEKRGQAQDHPVVLGIPETSYLKCVILSAQ from the coding sequence ATGACGAAGCACGCGCCAATCTCGACTGAAAGTCACACGATTAAGATCACTGCCAAAGGCGTGGCCCGCCTGCGCGCCGGACACGTGTGGGTCTACCGCTCCGATGTGACCGCGACCGACGCCATCCCGCCGGGCACGCTGGTCAGTGTTGCGGACGCGCGCGGCAAGGTCCTGGGCTCCGCCCTCTACAGTTCCGCGTCGCAGATCGCCTTGCGCATGGTGTCGCCCAAACCGCTGCCGCCGGCCGAGCTCCCCCTGTTGCTACGCGACCGGCTCCGCACTGCCCTGGAATATCGCAAGCAGGTCGTACACGACAGCGATGCCTGCCGCCTGGTCTTCAGCGAAGCCGACGGACTGCCCGGGCTGATCGTGGACCGCTGCAACGACATTGTCTCCTTCCAGGCGCTCACCCAGGCTATGGACCAGCGCAAAGAGGAGCTGATGGCGCAGCTCGCGGATGAGCTGCAGCCGGCCGCCATCGTCGAGCGGGTGGAGCCGCGCATTCGCGAGCTGGAGCAGTTGCCCGCGGCCGAAACCCGCATCCTGCGCGGGGACCGGTCGCGCACCGTCGTCACCATGAACGGGGTGCGCTTCCATTTCGACGCCCTGGCCGGACAGAAGACCGGCTCGTTCCTCGATCAGCGCGAGAACTATGCCGCCGCCGCCCGTTACGCCCACGGCGAGGCGCTCGATGTCTTCTGTTACCAGGGTGGCTTCGCCTTGCACCTGGCCTCTCGCTGCGACAGCGTTACCGGCGTGGACAGTTCCCGCCCTGCGCTGGAGCAAGCGGAGCAGAACGCCGCGCTGAACGGCCGCGAGATCGAGTGGATGGAGGCCAACGCCTTCGACCTGCTGCGCGACTATTCCGACGCCGGCACACAGTACGACACCATCGTGCTCGACCCGCCCGCCTTCGCCAAGAGCAAGCGCGCTCTCGACACCGCCCTGCGTGGATACAAGGAGCTGAACCTGCGCGCTTTCAAGATGCTGCGCCCCGGCGGTACCCTGGTGACCTGCTCCTGCTCCTACCACGTCAGCGAGGCCGACTTTCTCGCCATGCTCACCGAGGCCGCTCTCGACGCCCGCCGTACGGTCCGAATCCTGGAGAAGAGAGGCCAGGCCCAGGATCATCCCGTGGTCTTGGGCATCCCCGAGACCTCCTACCTGAAGTGCGTTATCCTCTCAGCTCAGTAG
- a CDS encoding DUF3108 domain-containing protein, translating into MALLAMLGSRVYPVAQTAPATISAASVRAPEPGHHWPDSETYHYEAEWRLWTAGLATLRLQTGPKGEKQVSGTAVSTGFVSLLYTVRDRFESAFDAKSFCSSHILKYTEEGFRKRETDIRFDYARSKAVLDEKNLKSNESKHVENDIPPCVTDVLSGIYYLGSLPLQTGSVYTFPLNDGGKTQTVEAAAEAREPVKVPAGTFRAVRVQLLASPASAQRKPGKVWLWYSDDAARIPVQMRARMFWGTLTLRLNRIERAPENPPAR; encoded by the coding sequence TTGGCACTGCTGGCCATGCTGGGATCACGGGTGTATCCGGTCGCGCAGACCGCGCCCGCCACCATCAGTGCGGCCAGTGTCCGCGCCCCGGAGCCCGGCCACCACTGGCCGGACTCCGAGACCTACCACTACGAAGCCGAATGGAGGCTCTGGACTGCCGGGCTCGCGACCCTGCGCCTGCAGACTGGTCCCAAGGGTGAAAAACAGGTGTCGGGCACCGCCGTCTCCACCGGATTCGTTTCCCTGCTCTACACCGTCCGCGACCGCTTCGAATCCGCCTTCGACGCCAAGAGCTTCTGCTCCTCGCACATCCTCAAGTACACGGAAGAAGGCTTCCGCAAGCGCGAAACCGACATCCGATTCGACTACGCCCGCAGCAAAGCTGTCCTTGACGAGAAGAACCTGAAGTCGAACGAGAGCAAGCACGTCGAGAATGACATCCCTCCCTGCGTCACCGATGTGCTCAGCGGGATCTATTACCTGGGCTCCCTGCCTCTCCAGACCGGCAGCGTCTACACCTTTCCGCTGAACGACGGTGGCAAGACGCAGACGGTGGAGGCGGCGGCCGAAGCCCGCGAGCCGGTGAAGGTTCCCGCCGGCACCTTCCGCGCGGTGCGGGTCCAGCTGCTGGCATCGCCGGCCAGCGCGCAGAGGAAGCCCGGCAAGGTGTGGCTCTGGTACTCCGACGACGCTGCCCGCATCCCGGTGCAGATGCGCGCCCGCATGTTCTGGGGGACGCTCACCCTCCGCCTGAACCGCATCGAGCGCGCCCCGGAGAATCCGCCGGCCAGGTAG